GCAGTCCGACCGCGTTGCCACGGTCGACGAGGTCGTCCGTGACGCCGAAGGGGGCCAGCATCTCCAGGGTGCGGGGCTGGATCGCCGGGGCGCGCGACTCCCGGGCCCGGTCCAGTGAGCGGTCCACGATCCGGAACGGGGTCGCGTAGGACCGCAGTTGGGTCGCGAGTGCGAGCCCGGTGGGGCCCGCGCCCACCACGAGCACATCCAGGGGTGCCGTCATGACACTCACCGTAGACGCGGCGGGTCGCGCGCAGGTCGTCGCCGTGCGGCGTGCCGGGGCCCTCCGCTACGTGTGCGTGGCGGAGGGCTCCCGTCCGGTGTACTGGTCTCAGACCTCCAGGTCGGCTTCGATGCGGCGCAGTTGGTGGCGGGCCATCGCGAGGTTGGCCCGGCTCCCATCGAGCACGAGGTAGAGGAAGAGTCCGCTGCCTCCGCGCCCCTTCAGCAGGCGGATGAGGTGGTACTGGGTGTTCAGGGTGATCAGGATGTCCTCGATCTCCTCCTTCAGTCCCAGGTGCTCCATGGTGCGCAGCTTGGACCGCACGACGTCGGTGTTGCCCGCGGCGGCGACTTCGAGGTTGAAGTCCTTGGTGCCGCCGAGGGTGCCGAGGGCCATGCCGCTCGTGTAGTCGACGAGTGCCGCGGCCGTCGCTCCGTCGATGGAGCTCAGGCATTCCTTCAGCGCGGTCTCCGTGTTGGCCATGCGCTCGGTTCCTTTCCTTGGGTCTTCTACTTCGGTGGGTCAGAGAGTTCGGGTGGCTCAGCTGCCGGTCTGCGGGCGCGACTGGTGCGTGGGCCGCTGCGGGGTGCGTACCGGGAGGGTGCCGATGGGCCGGTCCGTGGCCGGGGCCATCGTGGCGAGGTGTTCTTCGGGCGCCGGCCGGTCGGCGTGGCGGCCGGTGCCCGGGCCCACGCGCGTGGCCAGCAGGTCGGCGATCCGGGCTCCGCTGCGCCGGCCTTCGAGGTGGAGGCGGCCGACGTTGACTCGGTCCTCGGCCAGCAGGGTGAGGACGGCGGTGGTTCCGGCGGCGTAGGTCGCGACGTAGCCTCCGGAGCCCCGCACCAGCAGTTCGCGGAAGTCCCCGCGGGAGGCGGCGTCGGTCATGCGGTAGGCGACGCCGAGGGCGGCGGCGGTGAGCGCCGCGAGTCCCTCGGGCTCGGTGTCCGCCACGTCGTGGGCGAGGACGAGTCCGTCGACGGTGGCCGCGAGGGAGCCCGTCAGCCGGGGTATGCGGGTGCGGAGCCGACGCAGTTCGTCCAGGACGTCGGTCTCGACGGCCATGAGCAGTCTCCTTTCGGCACGCTGTCTTCGCGCGCGGATCACAGTGCCTCCAAGGCGTGCAGGAGCCGTCGCAGCAGTGCGGTGTCGGGCTCGTCCGGCGCCGGGGGACGAGGGGTGGGGCCCGGCTCGGCGGACACGGTGGCGGGGGCGGACGCTGGGGCTGGGGCTGGGGACGAGGCTGAGG
The Streptomyces tuirus genome window above contains:
- a CDS encoding roadblock/LC7 domain-containing protein; translated protein: MAVETDVLDELRRLRTRIPRLTGSLAATVDGLVLAHDVADTEPEGLAALTAAALGVAYRMTDAASRGDFRELLVRGSGGYVATYAAGTTAVLTLLAEDRVNVGRLHLEGRRSGARIADLLATRVGPGTGRHADRPAPEEHLATMAPATDRPIGTLPVRTPQRPTHQSRPQTGS
- a CDS encoding roadblock/LC7 domain-containing protein, with the protein product MANTETALKECLSSIDGATAAALVDYTSGMALGTLGGTKDFNLEVAAAGNTDVVRSKLRTMEHLGLKEEIEDILITLNTQYHLIRLLKGRGGSGLFLYLVLDGSRANLAMARHQLRRIEADLEV